The following are encoded together in the Robertmurraya sp. FSL R5-0851 genome:
- a CDS encoding HAD family hydrolase has protein sequence MVLKPKAIFLDMDGTILNHQNKVRIQTKEIIDALRNQGIYVILATGRDADEIERLVPKGFQVDGLITSNGATGYVGKKVIFKHSLSLRLVETIINKARENKVYYELYPYGASRVILKQDQQYVLNEVKEPKPNSVGMNEWLSRKHSIKEEIAWMDKIEGNEFSKFYFFARTKKQINSWKNELDKIKQVMDFTTSSSTEHNVELMAANVNKATGIKQMLQHFSLSGGETLAIGDSDNDLPMLQFVSYAVAMKNAPEHIKEIADDVTEFTCDEDGVYHYLKSKVLSL, from the coding sequence ATGGTATTAAAACCTAAGGCTATTTTCTTGGACATGGATGGTACCATATTAAATCACCAAAATAAGGTGAGAATTCAAACAAAGGAAATCATTGATGCATTACGTAATCAAGGAATATACGTTATTCTAGCTACAGGTAGAGATGCGGATGAAATAGAAAGATTAGTCCCAAAAGGTTTTCAAGTTGATGGGTTAATTACCTCAAATGGTGCGACAGGGTATGTAGGGAAAAAAGTTATATTTAAACATTCACTATCACTTAGATTGGTGGAAACTATTATTAACAAAGCTAGAGAAAATAAAGTATATTATGAGCTTTACCCTTATGGAGCATCCCGAGTTATATTAAAACAAGATCAACAATATGTTTTAAATGAAGTAAAAGAACCGAAACCAAACAGTGTCGGTATGAACGAGTGGCTTTCTCGTAAGCATTCCATTAAAGAAGAAATAGCATGGATGGATAAAATAGAAGGAAATGAATTCTCAAAGTTCTACTTCTTTGCTAGAACAAAAAAACAAATAAATAGTTGGAAAAATGAACTTGATAAAATTAAGCAGGTAATGGATTTTACTACCTCTTCATCTACTGAACACAATGTTGAATTAATGGCTGCAAACGTGAATAAAGCAACAGGGATAAAACAGATGCTGCAGCATTTTAGTTTGTCCGGAGGAGAGACTCTCGCTATTGGGGACAGCGATAATGATTTACCAATGTTACAGTTTGTTAGTTATGCTGTCGCTATGAAAAACGCTCCAGAACATATCAAAGAAATCGCGGATGATGTAACGGAATTCACCTGCGATGAAGATGGAGTATACCATTATCTTAAATCTAAAGTACTGTCACTGTGA
- the lacD gene encoding tagatose-bisphosphate aldolase, whose amino-acid sequence MLSLKKNKLEALKRLSNENGVIGALAIDQRGSLKKMIANASDQEIGDEGIITYKKLVSEELTPFASSILLDPEYGLPASKIRHQDAGLIMAYEKTGYDASEPGRLPDLLEEWSVKRLKDLGADAIKFLLYYDVDEEEKINEYKHVYMERIGSECEAEEIPFFLEIVTYDANNDDVKGKEYAKVKPHKVIDAMKEFSKPQYKVDVLKVEVPVNMKFVEGYGDEVIHSREEALQLFKEQSDATTLPFIFLSAGVSAQLFQDTLTFAKEAGSTFNGVLCGRATWKNGVNVFGEKGEQDGREWLRSEGRQNIEELNAVLKETASPWFDKVENI is encoded by the coding sequence ATGCTATCATTAAAAAAGAATAAATTAGAAGCATTGAAACGATTATCAAATGAAAACGGAGTAATCGGGGCACTTGCGATTGACCAACGTGGATCTCTTAAGAAAATGATTGCTAATGCAAGTGATCAGGAGATTGGAGATGAAGGAATCATTACGTATAAAAAATTGGTATCGGAGGAACTGACACCTTTTGCTTCATCGATCTTACTTGATCCTGAATATGGCTTACCCGCTTCGAAAATAAGACATCAAGATGCCGGACTCATCATGGCTTATGAAAAAACAGGCTATGATGCATCAGAGCCAGGACGCCTGCCTGATTTATTGGAGGAATGGTCTGTTAAACGCCTAAAAGACCTTGGTGCCGATGCTATTAAATTTTTACTCTACTATGATGTAGATGAAGAAGAAAAAATTAATGAGTATAAACATGTATATATGGAGCGAATTGGTTCAGAATGTGAGGCTGAAGAAATCCCCTTCTTTTTAGAAATTGTGACTTATGATGCCAATAACGATGATGTAAAAGGAAAAGAATATGCCAAGGTGAAACCTCATAAAGTGATTGATGCAATGAAGGAATTCTCAAAACCACAATACAAAGTGGACGTCCTGAAAGTCGAGGTTCCTGTTAATATGAAATTCGTAGAAGGATATGGAGATGAAGTTATCCATTCTAGGGAAGAAGCGCTTCAATTATTTAAAGAACAAAGTGATGCTACGACGTTACCATTCATCTTTTTAAGTGCGGGTGTTTCAGCGCAGTTATTCCAAGATACATTAACATTTGCAAAAGAGGCGGGATCTACCTTTAATGGTGTATTATGCGGACGAGCAACCTGGAAGAATGGTGTTAATGTTTTCGGTGAAAAAGGTGAACAAGATGGCCGAGAATGGCTAAGATCAGAAGGCAGACAAAACATCGAAGAACTTAATGCCGTTTTAAAAGAAACAGCAAGTCCATGGTTTGATAAAGTAGAAAATATTTAA
- a CDS encoding hexose kinase — translation MILSVTMNPSVDISYPLKQFKLNEINRIEHVSKTAGGKGLNVTRVISQLEEDVLATGVIGGTLGDFINQELKKAGIKNDFLKTEKESRNCIAILHEGMQTEILESGPTLSLKEGKAFLDKFEGLLSKTSFVTISGSLPKGLPDDFYHQMLVISHKKDVPVILDSSGESLKQVLLHKEKPFAIKPNHTELSQLIGKEVNNDRNLLKEVLSHELFNDIECVMVSMGSKGALVKYKDRFYNAIIPKINVVNPVGSGDATVAGLAVSLNRGESIETAIKTSMTAGMLNTIEAGTGSVNLNHFLHYFNLVEINEIY, via the coding sequence ATGATTTTATCAGTCACAATGAATCCCTCAGTTGATATTTCTTACCCTCTTAAACAATTTAAATTAAATGAGATTAATAGAATAGAACATGTGAGTAAAACCGCAGGCGGAAAAGGATTAAATGTTACACGGGTTATTTCACAATTAGAAGAAGATGTTCTGGCTACTGGTGTTATTGGCGGCACCCTTGGTGATTTTATCAACCAAGAATTAAAAAAAGCTGGTATTAAAAATGACTTTTTAAAGACTGAAAAAGAATCACGAAATTGTATTGCCATTCTTCACGAAGGAATGCAAACAGAGATCCTCGAATCGGGTCCAACCCTATCCCTAAAAGAAGGCAAAGCATTTTTAGATAAATTTGAAGGTCTATTATCAAAGACCTCATTTGTTACGATTTCAGGAAGTCTGCCAAAAGGGTTACCCGATGATTTCTACCATCAAATGCTAGTCATCAGTCATAAAAAAGACGTTCCTGTGATACTTGACTCCTCGGGAGAATCCTTAAAACAAGTACTTCTTCATAAGGAAAAGCCCTTTGCCATTAAACCAAACCATACTGAATTGTCTCAGCTTATTGGGAAAGAGGTCAATAATGATAGAAATCTCTTAAAAGAAGTATTATCGCATGAATTATTTAACGATATTGAATGCGTGATGGTTTCAATGGGAAGTAAAGGTGCTTTGGTTAAATATAAGGATCGATTCTATAACGCAATTATACCAAAAATTAATGTGGTAAATCCAGTAGGATCAGGTGATGCGACAGTTGCGGGGTTAGCTGTTTCTTTAAATAGAGGTGAATCCATTGAAACCGCCATCAAAACCTCGATGACGGCAGGGATGCTGAACACAATAGAAGCTGGGACCGGAAGCGTTAATCTGAACCACTTTCTGCACTATTTTAATTTAGTTGAGATAAACGAAATCTACTAA